The following are encoded together in the Erwinia sp. E602 genome:
- the mak gene encoding fructokinase, which yields MRIGIDLGGTKTEVIALSDQGESLFRHRVATPRDDYPQTLAAIVGLVEQAEAATGQRGSVGVGIPGTLSPLTRRVKNANSTWLNGQPLDADLQRLLGREVRIANDANCLAVSEAVDGAAAGQQTVFAVIIGTGCGAGVALNGQAHAGGNGNGGEWGHNPLPWMDEDELRYRAEVPCYCGHAGCIETFISGTGFATDYQRLSGIALSGAEIMQRQQQQDPLAELALSRYEIRLAKSLAHVVNILDPDMIVLGGGMSNVERLYQTVPALVKNWVFGGEFTTPIRQAVHGDSSGVRGAAWLWPL from the coding sequence GTGCGGATCGGTATCGATTTAGGTGGCACCAAAACAGAAGTGATCGCGTTATCTGACCAGGGGGAATCGCTGTTCCGCCATCGTGTCGCCACGCCGCGTGATGATTATCCGCAGACGCTGGCGGCCATCGTCGGGCTGGTCGAACAGGCCGAGGCGGCGACCGGCCAGCGTGGCAGCGTGGGCGTCGGTATTCCGGGGACGCTGTCACCGCTGACGCGGCGGGTGAAAAATGCCAATTCCACCTGGCTGAACGGCCAGCCGCTGGACGCCGATCTGCAGCGGCTGCTGGGTCGTGAGGTCAGAATTGCCAATGACGCTAACTGTCTTGCCGTCTCCGAGGCGGTGGACGGCGCGGCGGCGGGGCAGCAGACGGTGTTTGCGGTGATTATAGGCACCGGCTGCGGTGCCGGCGTGGCGCTGAACGGTCAGGCGCACGCGGGTGGCAACGGCAACGGTGGCGAATGGGGGCACAACCCGCTGCCGTGGATGGACGAGGATGAGTTGCGCTACCGGGCGGAGGTGCCCTGTTACTGCGGCCATGCCGGCTGTATTGAAACGTTTATTTCGGGTACCGGGTTTGCCACCGACTACCAGCGCCTGAGCGGCATCGCGCTGAGCGGTGCTGAGATTATGCAACGCCAGCAGCAGCAGGACCCGCTGGCAGAGCTGGCGTTAAGCCGTTATGAGATCCGGCTGGCGAAATCGCTGGCGCACGTGGTAAATATTCTGGATCCGGATATGATCGTGCTGGGTGGAGGCATGAGTAACGTGGAACGCCTGTACCAGACCGTTCCGGCGCTGGTCAAAAACTGGGTGTTCGGCGGTGAATTTACCACGCCGATCCGTCAGGCGGTGCACGGTGACTCCAGCGGCGTCCGTGGAGCGGCGTGGTTATGGCCGCTGTAA
- the ppnP gene encoding pyrimidine/purine nucleoside phosphorylase has translation MLNVSEYFDGKVKSIGFDSASTGRASVGVMAEGEYAFGTAQAEEMTVVSGSLKVLLPGEAEWKLYQPGDVFNVPGHSEFHLQVAEPSAYLCRYLKD, from the coding sequence ATGCTCAACGTTAGTGAGTATTTTGACGGTAAAGTGAAGTCGATCGGTTTTGACAGCGCCAGCACCGGTCGCGCCAGCGTCGGCGTGATGGCCGAAGGTGAATACGCCTTTGGTACCGCACAGGCGGAAGAGATGACCGTGGTCAGTGGGTCACTGAAGGTGCTGCTGCCGGGTGAAGCCGAGTGGAAACTGTATCAGCCGGGTGATGTGTTCAACGTGCCGGGCCACAGCGAGTTTCATCTGCAGGTCGCCGAGCCGTCAGCCTATCTGTGTCGCTACCTGAAAGACTGA
- the rdgC gene encoding recombination-associated protein RdgC: MLWFKNLMVYRLNRDIPLVADEMEKQLDAFSFTPCGSQDMAKTGWVSPIGPRSEDLTHVTNGQILICARKEEKILPSPVVKQALEAKISRLEAEQSRKLKKTEKDSLKEEVLHSLLPRAFSRFSQTYLWIDTINNLIMIDCASAKKAEDTLALLRKSLGSLPVVPLTLESPIELTLTEWVRSGDLPAGFTLMDEAELKAILEDGGVIRCKKQDLVCDEIANHIEAGKLVTKLAIDWQERVQLILSDDGSIKRLKFADTLREQNDDIDREDVTGRFDADFVLMTGELAALIANTVEALGGEAQR; the protein is encoded by the coding sequence ATGCTGTGGTTTAAAAATTTGATGGTTTATCGTCTTAATCGCGACATTCCGCTGGTGGCAGATGAGATGGAAAAACAGCTCGATGCCTTCTCTTTCACCCCCTGTGGCAGCCAGGATATGGCGAAAACCGGCTGGGTCTCCCCGATTGGTCCGCGCAGCGAAGACCTGACCCACGTGACCAACGGCCAGATCCTGATCTGCGCGCGCAAGGAAGAGAAGATCCTGCCGTCGCCGGTGGTCAAGCAGGCGCTGGAGGCTAAAATCAGCCGTCTGGAAGCCGAGCAGTCGCGCAAGCTGAAGAAAACGGAGAAGGACTCGCTGAAGGAAGAAGTGCTGCACAGCCTGCTGCCGCGCGCCTTCAGCCGCTTCAGCCAGACTTATCTGTGGATCGATACGATCAATAATCTGATCATGATCGACTGCGCCAGCGCCAAAAAAGCCGAAGATACCCTCGCCCTGCTGCGTAAAAGTCTTGGTTCACTGCCGGTGGTGCCGCTGACGCTGGAGAGCCCGATTGAGCTGACGCTGACCGAATGGGTGCGCTCCGGCGATCTGCCGGCCGGGTTTACGCTGATGGATGAAGCCGAGCTGAAAGCGATCCTTGAGGATGGCGGCGTGATCCGCTGTAAAAAGCAGGATCTGGTTTGTGATGAGATCGCCAACCATATTGAAGCCGGTAAGCTGGTTACCAAACTGGCCATCGACTGGCAGGAGCGCGTTCAGCTGATCCTCTCCGACGACGGCTCGATCAAACGTCTGAAGTTCGCCGACACGCTGCGCGAACAGAATGACGATATCGATCGTGAAGACGTGACCGGACGCTTTGATGCCGACTTTGTGCTGATGACCGGCGAGCTGGCGGCACTGATCGCCAATACCGTGGAAGCCTTAGGCGGGGAAGCGCAGCGCTGA
- a CDS encoding YaiI/YqxD family protein, whose amino-acid sequence MPIWVDADACPKVIKEVLYRAAERAQMTVTLVANQPLSVPPSRFIHTLRVAAGFDVADNEIVRRAQAGDLVVTADIPLAAEVIEKGAVALNPRGERYSPATIRERLTMRDFMDTLRASGVQTGGPATLNQRDRQQFANELDKWLQQQR is encoded by the coding sequence ATGCCAATCTGGGTGGATGCCGATGCGTGCCCGAAGGTGATTAAAGAGGTGCTGTACCGCGCCGCTGAGCGTGCGCAGATGACGGTTACGCTGGTGGCAAACCAGCCGCTTAGCGTACCGCCGTCGCGCTTTATACACACGCTGCGCGTAGCGGCAGGGTTTGACGTGGCGGATAATGAAATTGTTCGCCGTGCACAGGCGGGCGACCTGGTGGTGACCGCCGATATTCCGCTGGCTGCCGAAGTGATTGAGAAGGGGGCGGTGGCGCTGAATCCGCGTGGTGAACGCTACAGCCCTGCGACGATTCGCGAACGCCTGACCATGCGAGACTTCATGGATACCCTGCGCGCCAGCGGGGTGCAGACAGGAGGCCCGGCGACGCTCAACCAGCGCGACCGCCAGCAGTTTGCCAACGAACTGGATAAATGGCTGCAACAGCAGAGGTAA
- a CDS encoding CsgG/HfaB family protein produces the protein MNSRNLIALTLFSSAVLSGCATESSRTIEAPQVTAASQPQYQGVKSPIAVGKFDNRSSYMNGIFSDGVDRLGNQSKTILITHLQQTGRFNVLDRANLEELKAEAQYKGSQQSIKGASYVITGDITEFGRKEVGDQQLWGILGRGKSQVAYAKVNLNVVDVTTSEVVYSVQGAGEYSLSNREVIGFGGTASYDSTLNGKVMDLAIREAVNHLVNGIESGAWRPAK, from the coding sequence ATGAACTCCAGAAATCTTATTGCTTTAACCCTATTCAGCAGCGCCGTGCTCAGCGGCTGCGCCACCGAATCCTCGCGCACCATCGAAGCACCGCAGGTGACCGCAGCCAGCCAGCCGCAATATCAGGGCGTGAAAAGTCCAATTGCCGTTGGGAAGTTCGATAACCGCTCGTCCTATATGAATGGTATCTTCTCCGACGGTGTCGATCGCCTCGGCAATCAGTCGAAAACTATTCTGATTACCCACCTGCAGCAGACCGGCCGCTTTAACGTGCTGGATCGCGCTAACCTCGAAGAACTGAAAGCCGAAGCGCAGTACAAGGGCAGCCAGCAGTCGATTAAGGGCGCCAGCTACGTCATTACCGGTGATATCACCGAATTTGGCCGTAAAGAAGTGGGCGATCAGCAGCTGTGGGGCATTCTCGGCCGTGGAAAATCCCAGGTGGCCTATGCGAAAGTGAATCTGAACGTGGTAGATGTCACCACCTCGGAAGTGGTCTATTCCGTGCAGGGCGCGGGAGAGTACAGCCTGTCTAATCGTGAAGTGATTGGCTTTGGCGGCACCGCCAGCTATGACTCCACGCTGAATGGCAAGGTGATGGATCTCGCCATCCGTGAAGCAGTAAATCATCTGGTTAATGGAATTGAGTCCGGCGCGTGGCGTCCGGCTAAATAA
- the proC gene encoding pyrroline-5-carboxylate reductase, translating into MDKKIGFIGCGNMSKAIIAGLVAGGQIKAENIWVFDRKPATNQAMQQQYGITPAESAEQVAKQADILFGAVKPNVILNVLKEVAGSLNKETLVVSIAAGVTLDSLAGVLGHDRKIVRVMPNTPALVNEGMTSVTPNVLVSREEADEIVAIFNGFGKASLVPEYLIHAVVGVSGSAPAYVFMFIEAMADAAVLGGMPRAQAYQFAAQAVKGAAQMVLETGKHPGELKDMVCSPGGTTIEAVRVLEEKGLRAAVIEAIQQCMAKSERMSKA; encoded by the coding sequence GTGGACAAGAAAATTGGTTTTATCGGCTGCGGCAATATGTCTAAGGCAATCATTGCGGGCCTGGTCGCTGGTGGGCAGATAAAAGCGGAGAATATCTGGGTTTTTGACCGCAAACCTGCCACCAATCAGGCCATGCAGCAGCAGTATGGGATTACCCCGGCGGAAAGTGCCGAACAGGTGGCGAAACAGGCGGATATACTGTTTGGTGCGGTCAAGCCTAATGTGATCCTCAACGTGCTCAAAGAGGTTGCCGGCAGCCTGAACAAAGAGACACTGGTGGTGTCGATTGCGGCGGGCGTGACCCTGGATTCGCTGGCCGGCGTGCTGGGCCATGACCGTAAAATTGTGCGGGTGATGCCGAATACCCCGGCGCTGGTGAATGAGGGGATGACGTCAGTCACACCTAACGTGCTGGTCAGCCGCGAAGAAGCTGATGAGATCGTGGCGATTTTCAATGGATTTGGTAAAGCGTCGCTGGTACCGGAGTATCTCATCCATGCCGTGGTCGGGGTGAGCGGCTCTGCGCCCGCCTACGTCTTTATGTTTATTGAGGCGATGGCCGATGCGGCGGTGCTGGGCGGTATGCCGCGTGCGCAGGCCTATCAGTTCGCCGCCCAGGCGGTGAAAGGTGCCGCACAGATGGTGCTGGAAACCGGTAAACATCCGGGAGAGCTGAAAGATATGGTCTGCTCACCGGGCGGCACCACCATTGAGGCGGTCAGGGTGCTGGAAGAGAAAGGCCTGCGCGCCGCCGTGATTGAGGCCATCCAGCAATGTATGGCCAAATCCGAGCGGATGAGTAAAGCCTGA
- the aroL gene encoding shikimate kinase AroL, producing MSLPVYLIGARGCGKSTVGEALALALGYAFIDTDRYLQQIGGQTVAEVVAAEGWSGFRRRETQALQLVTADATVIATGGGMVLAEENRRYMRDHGRVIYLQAPAEVLAARLQAYPEAAQRPTLTGRPIAEEMSEVLAAREALYLQTAHHIIDAMQSPDRVVEQILNELSPARAS from the coding sequence ATGTCGTTACCCGTTTATCTGATCGGCGCACGTGGCTGCGGTAAAAGCACCGTGGGCGAAGCGCTGGCATTGGCATTGGGCTATGCCTTCATCGACACCGACCGTTATCTGCAGCAGATCGGTGGGCAAACGGTAGCTGAGGTGGTGGCAGCTGAGGGCTGGTCAGGATTTCGTCGCCGTGAGACGCAGGCTCTGCAGTTGGTCACGGCAGACGCGACGGTGATTGCCACCGGCGGTGGTATGGTTCTGGCTGAAGAGAACCGCCGGTACATGCGTGACCATGGGCGGGTTATCTATTTACAGGCACCGGCAGAGGTGCTCGCCGCCAGGCTGCAGGCTTACCCGGAAGCCGCGCAGCGTCCGACGCTCACCGGGCGGCCGATCGCTGAAGAGATGAGTGAGGTGCTGGCCGCGCGGGAAGCACTCTATCTGCAAACCGCACACCATATAATTGACGCCATGCAGTCGCCAGACCGCGTGGTCGAACAAATCCTGAACGAGCTGTCACCGGCGCGCGCCAGCTAA
- a CDS encoding DUF799 domain-containing protein, whose amino-acid sequence MNKLLALVAVAAGLLLSGCAKQAPYDYTAFRASKPASIVVLPVKNSSPDVNAAHSLVSVVTGPLAESGYYVFPVAVVEKTFEQNGLATAADAQSVSSAKLREIFNADAALYLDVTEYGAQYQVFDSVTAVRASARLVDLRSGRQIWSGSGYASDAQNNNNNGVIGVLISAAVKQIASNISDKSHDIAVLAGASLLTASGANGAILPGPRKKPVSTL is encoded by the coding sequence GTGAATAAATTACTCGCGCTGGTTGCCGTTGCGGCAGGCTTACTTCTCAGCGGCTGCGCAAAGCAGGCCCCCTATGATTACACGGCGTTTCGCGCCAGCAAACCGGCGTCGATCGTGGTGCTGCCGGTGAAAAACAGTTCGCCGGACGTGAACGCTGCCCATAGCCTGGTCTCTGTGGTCACCGGTCCGCTGGCCGAGTCCGGTTACTACGTTTTCCCTGTGGCGGTGGTGGAAAAAACCTTCGAGCAGAACGGTCTGGCAACGGCTGCCGATGCCCAGTCGGTAAGCAGCGCCAAACTGCGTGAAATCTTTAACGCCGATGCGGCGCTGTATCTCGACGTCACCGAATATGGTGCGCAATATCAGGTATTTGACAGCGTCACTGCGGTGCGTGCTAGCGCTCGCCTGGTGGACCTGCGCAGCGGCAGGCAGATCTGGTCCGGCAGCGGCTATGCCTCTGACGCGCAGAACAACAACAATAACGGCGTCATTGGCGTGCTGATTAGCGCTGCGGTCAAGCAGATCGCCAGCAATATCAGCGACAAGAGCCACGATATTGCTGTCCTTGCTGGTGCCTCGCTGTTAACGGCGAGCGGCGCCAACGGTGCCATTCTGCCGGGACCGCGTAAAAAGCCGGTTTCCACGCTGTAA
- the iraP gene encoding anti-adapter protein IraP has protein sequence MKNLVAELLIRLAEKEAESKELVAQVEALEIVMTALLRKLDSEHLRQINESVTSAMNTASVSDAGTDHPEEVTLLENYIQRLLTHPRQ, from the coding sequence ATGAAAAACCTTGTTGCAGAGCTACTGATCAGGCTGGCTGAAAAAGAAGCAGAATCGAAAGAACTGGTCGCTCAGGTTGAGGCACTGGAAATCGTGATGACCGCGCTGCTGCGCAAGCTCGATAGCGAGCATCTGCGCCAGATTAATGAGAGCGTCACCTCGGCGATGAATACTGCTTCCGTCTCCGATGCGGGTACCGATCATCCGGAAGAAGTCACCCTGTTAGAGAATTATATTCAGCGTCTGCTGACCCACCCACGTCAGTAA
- a CDS encoding YaiA family protein gives MPGRPPYPREAYIVPVNKGAPGKTVIWYELRADHPKPDSLISEHETEPEALDAKARYEDVSKE, from the coding sequence ATGCCTGGCAGACCACCCTATCCACGTGAAGCCTACATCGTCCCGGTGAATAAAGGGGCACCCGGCAAAACCGTGATCTGGTATGAACTGCGCGCCGATCACCCTAAGCCGGATTCACTGATCAGCGAGCACGAAACCGAGCCCGAAGCGCTGGATGCCAAAGCGCGATATGAAGATGTTTCCAAAGAGTAA
- a CDS encoding IclR family transcriptional regulator has product MTTLENAAAVLKLFTRRGLSQGLQGLTFTEVANALGLPKSTVSRLLSTMEREGMLDRDPLTRCFYPGQMLISVASGYLSTPLVDGASSVMARLAAESSCTGYISVLEGREIIVMRMFQGRMFIQVVTPPGSRLPAAETSVGRAILARYSDDYVSKLYADHWQVSSPNSPQTLEQLLAELAKIRQHGWSLARNETLQGICAVATTVSNKHRGETVALSLAFPVGSQPVPLQPDRLDALKKVTQQLAGQFGDPLWSTGHHPVS; this is encoded by the coding sequence ATGACTACTCTTGAGAATGCGGCCGCTGTTCTGAAATTATTCACCCGCAGAGGGCTGTCTCAGGGCCTGCAGGGGCTGACGTTTACCGAGGTCGCCAACGCGCTGGGGCTGCCAAAAAGCACCGTTTCGCGCCTGCTGTCGACCATGGAGCGCGAAGGGATGTTGGATCGCGATCCGCTGACGCGCTGTTTTTATCCCGGACAGATGCTGATCTCGGTCGCCAGTGGTTATCTGTCAACGCCGCTGGTGGATGGGGCATCGTCAGTGATGGCGCGGCTGGCGGCAGAATCCAGCTGCACCGGTTATATCTCGGTGCTGGAAGGGCGTGAAATTATCGTCATGCGCATGTTCCAGGGGCGGATGTTTATCCAGGTGGTGACGCCGCCCGGCAGCCGTTTACCGGCGGCGGAGACCTCTGTGGGGCGGGCGATACTGGCCCGTTACAGCGATGATTATGTCAGCAAGCTGTACGCGGATCACTGGCAGGTCAGCTCGCCAAATTCGCCTCAGACGCTGGAACAGCTGCTGGCCGAGCTGGCAAAAATCCGTCAGCACGGCTGGTCGCTGGCCCGTAATGAAACCCTGCAGGGGATTTGTGCGGTCGCTACCACCGTCAGCAATAAACATCGGGGAGAGACGGTTGCATTAAGCCTGGCTTTCCCCGTCGGCAGCCAGCCGGTTCCCCTGCAACCGGATCGGCTGGATGCGTTGAAAAAGGTCACGCAGCAACTGGCCGGCCAGTTTGGCGACCCGTTGTGGTCCACCGGGCACCACCCGGTATCGTAG
- a CDS encoding DUF2076 domain-containing protein, which produces MQNEEQHLIESLFSRLKQAESQSSPRDAAAEKLIQQRVLQQPGAPYYMAQAILIQEAAMKQLNSRVSELESRLQQQQQAPQQSSGGFLAGLFGGGNRAPQPAQQPASSAWGSAPAQQPASTGWTPPQPQQPQQYAAAPAAGRGFLGGALQTAVGVAGGVVMAEMLTSMFHHTQPEEIVNIINEPALPEPDFDPDQDTFNNNDHGSFFSQNSDQPQDNAGDFAGFGSDDFDNGYDDDDDSFV; this is translated from the coding sequence ATGCAAAACGAAGAGCAACATCTGATTGAAAGCCTGTTCAGCCGTTTAAAACAGGCGGAGTCACAGTCCAGCCCGCGCGACGCCGCGGCGGAAAAACTGATTCAGCAGCGGGTCCTGCAGCAGCCGGGGGCCCCCTACTATATGGCCCAGGCGATCCTGATTCAGGAAGCGGCGATGAAGCAGTTAAACAGTCGGGTCAGCGAGCTTGAAAGCCGCCTGCAGCAGCAACAGCAGGCACCGCAACAGAGCAGCGGCGGATTTCTCGCCGGGCTATTTGGCGGCGGTAATCGTGCGCCGCAGCCGGCTCAGCAGCCCGCCTCTTCGGCCTGGGGCAGCGCCCCTGCCCAGCAGCCGGCCTCAACGGGATGGACTCCACCCCAGCCGCAACAGCCACAGCAATACGCTGCCGCCCCCGCGGCCGGGCGAGGCTTCCTCGGCGGCGCGCTGCAGACCGCAGTCGGTGTGGCCGGCGGTGTGGTGATGGCGGAGATGCTCACCAGCATGTTTCACCATACGCAGCCGGAAGAGATTGTAAATATCATTAACGAACCGGCGCTGCCGGAACCTGATTTCGATCCGGATCAGGACACCTTTAATAATAACGATCACGGGTCGTTCTTCAGTCAGAACAGTGACCAGCCGCAGGATAACGCGGGTGACTTCGCCGGCTTCGGAAGTGATGATTTTGATAACGGCTATGACGACGACGATGACAGTTTTGTCTGA
- a CDS encoding PsiF family protein → MKTSMLISAVLLSLLAAGNAVAADKTPQQEKMTVCNKQAGEKALKGDDRKAFMSNCLKKDQKMEGMTPQQMKMKTCNADATQKALKGDERKTFMSSCLKKS, encoded by the coding sequence ATGAAAACTAGCATGCTGATCTCGGCTGTACTGCTGTCGTTGCTTGCTGCCGGTAATGCTGTAGCAGCAGATAAAACGCCTCAGCAGGAAAAAATGACGGTCTGTAACAAACAGGCGGGTGAGAAAGCGCTTAAAGGTGACGATCGTAAAGCCTTTATGAGCAACTGCCTGAAGAAAGATCAAAAGATGGAGGGCATGACGCCGCAGCAGATGAAAATGAAGACCTGTAACGCGGATGCGACCCAGAAAGCCCTGAAAGGGGATGAGCGTAAAACCTTTATGAGCAGTTGCCTTAAAAAGAGTTAA
- a CDS encoding DUF4810 domain-containing protein yields the protein MNGKIIGVALAALLMSACAKKVEPIYYWGDYEPALYSYYQHDVSPQQQIDTLNKVLEQAKAKNKPVPPGLHAQLGLLYVDTSRPDLAFAQFNAEKTQFPESAAYMDFLMRNKEKKQ from the coding sequence ATGAATGGAAAAATTATCGGCGTCGCTTTGGCGGCGCTGTTAATGAGTGCCTGCGCCAAAAAAGTTGAACCGATCTATTATTGGGGAGACTACGAGCCTGCGCTTTACAGCTATTATCAGCACGACGTTTCTCCCCAGCAGCAAATTGATACGCTGAATAAAGTGCTGGAGCAGGCTAAAGCCAAAAATAAACCGGTACCTCCTGGATTACATGCGCAGCTGGGCCTGCTTTATGTTGATACCAGCCGTCCTGATTTGGCCTTTGCCCAGTTTAACGCTGAGAAAACGCAGTTCCCGGAATCCGCTGCATACATGGACTTTCTGATGCGTAATAAGGAGAAAAAGCAGTGA